GTTTGAGGTTCCATTTCTATCATCCTTACTTAGGCTTGTCAGCGGTGATCGCGCAGGAACTCGTAACAAGTTCTAATCTTTTAATGGCCATCCACTCGAACCCGTACCGAGGGATATTGTCTAAAATGCGACTTGCTAATCAATGTTCTTCTGCGCCGTTACGTTGTAATCTTTTAAAGATGTTAAATTAAAGAATTTTCCTAAAAAAACTTCTGTAAGCTTGCCGGAAGGACAACGCACTACCCAGGAGTGTCAACTTAAGGTGACAACTGATGTTCTAATAATAACGGGGCAGGGCCAATTTCTACCCGATTTCTCCTGAGCAACTGTTGTTCACCCGCTAAATTCCGCACCTGCTGGACCCCCCACTCTTCCGGTACCTGAAAGCGGGAGGGGCCATCCGTATTCCAGACAATCCAAGCTTTATAGTCGCGATCGCGGGTTAGCTCACAAGTCCAAATCATCTGTTTTGCTTCACAGTCGTTCATCTGCGCTCCCACCAGCCAGTTTTGCAGCTCCCCATAAGCAATTCCAGCCAGAGTGGGAGTGGTGCGATCGGGCTGAGTTAACCGCAAATAAATACCTTGATGATCCCAAACATACCAATACAACCGAGCCACTCCCGCGGCCCAATTTAGAATATACGATCGCGCCACAAACCCCGCCGCGCCCCACTCGTCAGAAAAAGGTGCAATACCTAACCATCCTGTTTCTGTATTCCATAATGGCTTATCACCCACACCATACTTTGCCATAGTCGTTTGGACTTGTTGAATCAGGGGAACCATTGTTTCCGGAGGGAGAAAAGGTACATAGAAATGAAAGCCAATTACATCCGCATAAGCCCCCCCACCCCCTGCCAAGTATTGATTCAACCACTCGACGCCATGCTCTCCATCTGTAGGCGGAGGAGAAACTACCGTGATCGAGGAATCTACCTCTTTCAGAATTCGATAAGCTTCTTCACATAGGGTTAACATTGTCTCCAGACTGCCCGTATAAAACCCCTCCAAATTAGGTTCATTCCAGAGTTCATAGTAGTGAATACGCCCTTTATAGCGGGTGGCGACGGTGCGGACATAATTACGCCAGTCCTCTATATTTTTCGGTTCGGCTGCGGTTCCCGTAGCATAGATCGAAGGTTCTTGAGGTCGGGCAGAAGCCCACCTTGGTGTCAGGCTCAAATTGAGCAGAAGTTCTACCCCCTTTTCCTCAGCTAGAGCCACCGACTTGTCTAAAATATTAAAATTCCATTCCCCTTTTTTAGGCTCCAACTCAAACCACTCCACATAAGCCGCCATCAAGCGCCAACTGTAAAAAGGAACAATAGGCCAAGGAGTGAGGGTCGAAATGGGTGGGTCCGTGACATAGGTAGGAGTCGTAGCTACATGGTGGATATGGTTTCCAAACAAGCTGGCCGGGATGGGCTGAGTTGGGGCTTGGATCTCGACCTGAACGTCCATCTTCAAACTACTCAAACTCACTGCTGTGGTTAAGGACAAAATGAGTAAAACTACAAATATAAGAAGGTGGGGTTTCGGTTGCTTCAATGTCCATTCTCCTGTTTTACTCTCAATGCAAGCCCAGGGGTTACACCCTCAGTTCAAAAATAAAGTTTTCCACCCTTAATCATTTTCTTTTTCCAATTGCCAGCAATGATTTTTCTAATCCCAATGATTGTTCTATCTCTAAATTCGAGTCAGGAAATAAAATAGCCATTTCCTTCTGTGTCAACAGTCGTAGCTCCGAGACCATATTCTTGCAATATTCCGCTGTAGGACGAGTCACTAGACCCCAAACCGTAAAATTACGGACTACTTTATGCTGAATTGACTTGGGCAACCAATGTATAAACGGCGTTAAAAAATGAGGCTCTACAGGAAAATTATAACTCGGAGTTTGGACGAAAAAATTGGGGGCGACTCTTTGAATTTCCGAGGCAAATTGAACTTGGTTCTCCCAGGTTTCTAAATGTTCAATCACCGAATTACTAAAGGCAATATCAAACGCCGAATCTTCAAACGGTATGTTTTTACCATCGGCAACCACCCACGATATATTCTCCGGGAGTGTTGTCGAGTTTTCATAGAGGTTTATCACCGTAACCTGTGGCACGGGAAAGCCTTCTTCCTTCGCTAATTCCCAGAAAAATTGATCTCCCCCCACATCTATGACTCGGGTTGCTTCTTCCACTTCAAATCTGGCATAGAATCTTTGCAGTCTACCTCGTCTAAAATGCCGTAAAAAAGGAGCATATAACTGATGAATGTTCACCATATTTTTTATTTTACATCCCCGATAATTTTAAGCACACTTTATGTTCCACCTCTCGTAATTTGACCGATGGTTCTGGCAAACAATTAGCGAAAGGTGCTCAATCCTGGAACAAATTAGCCTTTATAGCGACCCTAAATGAATTTGACAATGGATCCAAGACTGAAAGTCTTGGAGTGCGTAAAGCGCTGACGCGCATAGCTTCGCTGTGCGGCGAAGGGTGCCGTCCTGCATCACATCTTGCTCGCTATCTTTATGTCAAACCGAATGAATTGCCATCAGTATAGCATCAGAGACCCACTCAGGCGTCAGATTTTGGATGCGAGAGCGAGCCACACTCCTCATTCTAGCCAACTCTTCTGGGGAGGTTGAAAGGGTACGCTCCAAAGCTGAGTAAGCTGCTTCTAAATCATCTGGGCGAAATATCCATCCGTTTTCCCCATCACTGACCAGCTCCTCAACAGATTGACTGTACAAGCTGCCCAGCACCGGCAAACCCGCCGCCATCGCCTCATTGACCACCAGCCCCCACTCATCCGCCAGAGTGGGAAAAACAAAAATCCCCCCCCGCTCATAAACTTGGGGTAAATCGGAATAAGCTAAATTTCCTAAAAAAGATAGGGAAATATTGGGGGGTAAAACTTGCTGCTCCAAGGTGGAGCGCAACGACCCCTCTCCGACTATCAAAAATTCTAGAGTTCTGTCCGGATGTGCTTCACCCCAACGAGCAAGGGCTGATATAAACAGAAGTAGACCCTTACGCTCAATCAGTTGACCCACATAAAGCAAGGTGTAAACCTGGTTAGCCTCTTTTGACAAAGGTAGAGCCGTAAAAGGGGAGATTTCAGTTGTATAGGGCGCAACAAAGATTTTTTCAGGAGCGACACCATAACTTCGGACATATCTCGCCCCACTCTCTCCATTCACTAGTACAGCATCAGCTTGAGGCAAAAGAAATTTTCTGACCTGTTCCCTTAGCTTTCCTCTTCCCTGCTCGCTATATTCAGAAATCGTAGCCCACAAAATTAGTCGGCACTTAGAAGACCATTTCCGGTACAACAGAGAAAGCAGGCTCCGCATTCCCAGCTCCCCAGAAATTAATACATCGGGCTGATACTTTTGCAGGAGCCAGAGCGTATCATAGGGAATATGAACATACACAGGCTCGGAAAATCCATGTGGATGCCGCCAAGCGCGTTGTATCGTTAGGGTTTTCTGGACCTTGACATTCAACGAACCCCAATTTGGCTTCCATTGCCGATTGGGTTCCATCGGCGTCGAGATAAAAACCTGGAAATCATCAACCTTTTTAGCTATTGCCTCATAAAGGACTTCCCGATAGGGAGGAATAAAGTTGGTTAAAAGTGCAACCCGTTTAGCCATAGTATTGTTTGGTTTTGTGATGGAATTGAGTCGAGGGACGAACAACCTTGAAATATCTGGTCGGTTCAGTTCCCTCTCAAAACACATTCTCTAGGATAATGCCTCCCTACCTTCAGTGGTAGATATGCCAGGGTGGAGGTTGAGAGGTCGGGCAAGTGGTCTATGGAACAGGGTTTTACGGCTGTTGGGATGCACTGGCATTCCTGCAATCCCTCGATCAACCTGTTGATTGTGTCGCGAATTATATGGGGTCTCCAACTCCTGGAGAGCTATCAGTTTTTTTCGATTTTCCAGAGCTTGTCTTCAAAATCATCGCGACTATTAATGGGCAGGACGCTGTAGCCTTCCTCTTCTGCCAGAAGATTCCGTAAAATGGGAGACTGACTGTATAAATAGACATCGCTAAAGCCTGTAGGGATTGTTGGCAGATTAGGTCTTTGTACTAATTGAAATTGCACATGATCTTCCAATAGATAGGTCAGAGATAAAATACCGCCAACCGCTTCATCACTGATCAGAAGCGGAGCGCTATTTTGATTGATGAGTCTAGCCATTTGAGGTGCTGATTGAAATCCTTTACTCCACCAAACTGTTGATTGAGCACTGACCCCACAAGAAACTATCCCCCCTAAAATCAGTAGGAAGGTCACCATCTGCCAAATCTGCTTCTGATTTAAGGGATTTTTGTAACTCTCCGTCATTTTTCTTGACAATAAGTAAGCCACCGCAATTTGTATTCCTAAGTAACAAGGAATGAGGTATCGCGGAACCATAGATCGCTGTCCGCCGAAAAGCAGATCAGGCACAATTAGAAAGATGGCGGTTACCCCGATCAGGGAAAAAATAAACCAATCCTGATTGTTTTGAGTTTTCCGGTTTAAATAATAGAGAGAATAAACTCCTAAAATCACAATTCCAATAATGGGAATCAGGGAAGGGATTAGGTATTGTAAGGGGGCTCTTGAGTTAATGTTAATATCAAAAAAAAGCCGACTTAGATTTCCTAGCCAGCTTACCCCTAAAGAAATAAGACTTACCGCTTGAGATGTCCAGGATGTAGCTGTTGTAACTTTTTGATAGTTGGTTGCCACAATCCATATCCAAGGAGTGAAAGCAATGACGCTACAACCGGAAGCCAGCAAATAATTGATGGTTATTTTACTAATGCGAAATCTTTCTCTGATTAGGATATAAATTCCATGACTGATGGCAACTAATGCAAAGAGTAAATGTGAATAAATACCGACAACTACAGTAGCAGAATAGAACAACCAGTTTCTATATTTTTGGAGTCTAAGGGCTTGCAAGAGGGCGGCGCTAGAAAGTAAAATTGTGACGATAAATAAACTAGACTGCCGTGCTTCTTGCGCGTATAAAACATGAAAGGGAGAAACGGCCACCAAGGCGATCGCCACCCATCCAGTCAAAGACCTGTCAAATAATTCTCGGCATAGCCAATACATACAAGGAAATGCCATCATGCTAATGACAGCGGATAAACCCCTCATCAAGGTCACAGAATGCCCCAGTTTATCTACCAAAAAGCGGGCCATCAAATAGTAGAGCGGCGAATGTTCTGGACTACTGGCTAATGCCTTAAGTGCATCGTTTACGTCTTTCTTTGGTTGCGTAGGTTGATAGGTTTGATGTAAAAATTCCCGGCTGATGAGTTCACCTGTGTAAACTTCCGATATAACCATATCAGCCGTATATCCTGAAATTCTTAACGAAGAATAAGTTTCATCTTCCCAGTAAATTTTTTGATCTATATTATAGAATCTAAAAAAAAATCCTAAAATTAATATAAAACAGACGAGCCAGCGAAAATTCCGGGCTGAAAAAGGTTTCATTTTATCAAGCATAGGTTAGAGGGAGGATTGTCAGGTTTCTATAAAAAATCCAAAAATAGCCCACTCAATATTCTCCTGGATAGATTAATGGCTCCATTCCCGATCGGGTGATAATGTTCGGGCTTCTTGAGTGAAGGAGTTAATTCTGGTTTAAGGGATGCCCCCACTTAGACTACCATAAATTAATTTGATAGAATACCCTTGGGAACCCGGGTTAAGAGATAAAATATTCTATAACTCTCCTGAACCCAAAATCAGCAGGTGCTGTTTCTGGAAATAGAGGGTCCTTAGCCTATCATATCAGCCCGAGTTAGGTAGTATTACCGCCCTCCCTAGTGTGACCATCAGCCCCCTCCCCTGTGGAGAGATTCTGCCACTCTTCTGGTCTCCAGATCCTATCGAGGAATTCCTGGCCTAAATTTTACCATACCTACTCATCCTTACTCTATAAAACCAAAAGGAATCATAAAACCATGACAGACGGAGTAACCCAGCAAAAGAAATCCTTCAATGATACTTATTCCCGAGCTGAAAATTGGTCGTATTGGGATTCCCAGGATCCTCTAACTCAATATCTACTTACCAGAAGATTGCGAATTGCGGTGGATCGGGTGATGCAGATTACCCAGGCTTCCCCAGCGGATTGGAATGTTTTAGTTCTCTGTGGTGGAGTTGGCGGCGAGGGCAGCTTCTTAGCAAACTATGGGTTCAAATCGGTTACCGTTTCAGATATCTCCGAAACTGCATTAGAGGCTTGCAATAAACGAGATTCTCGTTTAGAAACCCAAGTAATCAATGCAGAACAACTAGAGCTTCCAAATGAAAGCTACGATTTAGTTCTAGTACAAGATGGTCTTCATCACCTTCCCCGCCCGGTGCTGGGGTTTACTGAAATGCTCCGCGTCGCCAGAAAAGCGGTCATTGTGATCGAACCTCATTTAGGTTTAGTCGCTAACTTAATGGGGACGACTTGGGAAAATCATGGGGGAACTGTGAATTATGTATTTCGTTGGAACGCTTTGCTGTTAAAACAGGTCACTCAGAGCTACATTTTAAAATCTCCCTGCTCTATCCAGGCCATTCGGTTATGGAATCATAATCTCTTGATGGCAAAAGTCGGAAAAATTTTAGGGGGTAAGCAAGGAGCAGTTTTGGCCGTAAAATCCTTCTACTTTATACTCGATTGGTTGTTTGGCTGGCTAGGAAATATGATGATTGGGATAGTCATCAAGTACGACACTCAACAGTAGCTGGATTCGGCAAGAGAAAATAATGAAAAAGGAGGTCTCCTGACTCACCACAGACCTCCTCATTCTATAAATCCTATTCAAATGCGAGTTCACAGTTTACTCCCGAGTGGGTTGCACCCATCTCTCTTGCTCTGAAAGAGAATTGGGCAGTGAATATTCTGGTTCCCTGGCTGAGTCTAAAGATGGAGGCATGGGTAACAAACCAATGAGTACAAAGACTAACCAATATAGACTCTTGGGTTCAACCAGACGGGTTTCCGTAATGTTGGCAAAGACCAGATAGGTTAGGAAAAGCATCGGCCATAGTGTTTCCATCGTTTTGGTCTGGATTATCCAGCGAAAACTGTGGATCAAATTAATGGTGAATGCGATCAAAAACATCGATAATCCCACTACTCCCAATTCCACCAACAAGTCCATAAACCCATTATGACCGTAATTGGGTCTCCAAGGACTATTGAGCCAGATATATGCGGAGGGTCCCCTAAACCCGAGCCAATAGGTCTTGAACCCGAACCCGAGCCAACGATTTTCTCTGCTTGTTTCCAGCATCAGTTCCCACACAGGTGTACGTCCGCTCAGGGTATCGTCCTTCTCCAGAGACTCAAAGACGAGTCCTGAATTATCTCCAAACCACACCCCACTCACGCCGCCGAGTAACACCACGAGGATTGCGAAGTAGACTATCAGTTTAGA
This sequence is a window from Laspinema palackyanum D2c. Protein-coding genes within it:
- a CDS encoding glycosyltransferase family 4 protein, whose protein sequence is MAKRVALLTNFIPPYREVLYEAIAKKVDDFQVFISTPMEPNRQWKPNWGSLNVKVQKTLTIQRAWRHPHGFSEPVYVHIPYDTLWLLQKYQPDVLISGELGMRSLLSLLYRKWSSKCRLILWATISEYSEQGRGKLREQVRKFLLPQADAVLVNGESGARYVRSYGVAPEKIFVAPYTTEISPFTALPLSKEANQVYTLLYVGQLIERKGLLLFISALARWGEAHPDRTLEFLIVGEGSLRSTLEQQVLPPNISLSFLGNLAYSDLPQVYERGGIFVFPTLADEWGLVVNEAMAAGLPVLGSLYSQSVEELVSDGENGWIFRPDDLEAAYSALERTLSTSPEELARMRSVARSRIQNLTPEWVSDAILMAIHSV
- a CDS encoding glycosyltransferase family 39 protein, with product MKPFSARNFRWLVCFILILGFFFRFYNIDQKIYWEDETYSSLRISGYTADMVISEVYTGELISREFLHQTYQPTQPKKDVNDALKALASSPEHSPLYYLMARFLVDKLGHSVTLMRGLSAVISMMAFPCMYWLCRELFDRSLTGWVAIALVAVSPFHVLYAQEARQSSLFIVTILLSSAALLQALRLQKYRNWLFYSATVVVGIYSHLLFALVAISHGIYILIRERFRISKITINYLLASGCSVIAFTPWIWIVATNYQKVTTATSWTSQAVSLISLGVSWLGNLSRLFFDININSRAPLQYLIPSLIPIIGIVILGVYSLYYLNRKTQNNQDWFIFSLIGVTAIFLIVPDLLFGGQRSMVPRYLIPCYLGIQIAVAYLLSRKMTESYKNPLNQKQIWQMVTFLLILGGIVSCGVSAQSTVWWSKGFQSAPQMARLINQNSAPLLISDEAVGGILSLTYLLEDHVQFQLVQRPNLPTIPTGFSDVYLYSQSPILRNLLAEEEGYSVLPINSRDDFEDKLWKIEKN
- a CDS encoding class I SAM-dependent methyltransferase, yielding MVNIHQLYAPFLRHFRRGRLQRFYARFEVEEATRVIDVGGDQFFWELAKEEGFPVPQVTVINLYENSTTLPENISWVVADGKNIPFEDSAFDIAFSNSVIEHLETWENQVQFASEIQRVAPNFFVQTPSYNFPVEPHFLTPFIHWLPKSIQHKVVRNFTVWGLVTRPTAEYCKNMVSELRLLTQKEMAILFPDSNLEIEQSLGLEKSLLAIGKRK
- a CDS encoding class I SAM-dependent methyltransferase, encoding MTDGVTQQKKSFNDTYSRAENWSYWDSQDPLTQYLLTRRLRIAVDRVMQITQASPADWNVLVLCGGVGGEGSFLANYGFKSVTVSDISETALEACNKRDSRLETQVINAEQLELPNESYDLVLVQDGLHHLPRPVLGFTEMLRVARKAVIVIEPHLGLVANLMGTTWENHGGTVNYVFRWNALLLKQVTQSYILKSPCSIQAIRLWNHNLLMAKVGKILGGKQGAVLAVKSFYFILDWLFGWLGNMMIGIVIKYDTQQ
- a CDS encoding GH39 family glycosyl hydrolase, whose amino-acid sequence is MDVQVEIQAPTQPIPASLFGNHIHHVATTPTYVTDPPISTLTPWPIVPFYSWRLMAAYVEWFELEPKKGEWNFNILDKSVALAEEKGVELLLNLSLTPRWASARPQEPSIYATGTAAEPKNIEDWRNYVRTVATRYKGRIHYYELWNEPNLEGFYTGSLETMLTLCEEAYRILKEVDSSITVVSPPPTDGEHGVEWLNQYLAGGGGAYADVIGFHFYVPFLPPETMVPLIQQVQTTMAKYGVGDKPLWNTETGWLGIAPFSDEWGAAGFVARSYILNWAAGVARLYWYVWDHQGIYLRLTQPDRTTPTLAGIAYGELQNWLVGAQMNDCEAKQMIWTCELTRDRDYKAWIVWNTDGPSRFQVPEEWGVQQVRNLAGEQQLLRRNRVEIGPAPLLLEHQLSP